The Engystomops pustulosus chromosome 1, aEngPut4.maternal, whole genome shotgun sequence genome has a window encoding:
- the LOC140114047 gene encoding olfactory receptor 6B1-like produces the protein MKSRNQSEAEMFILLGFPSSRQLQTVFFVVFLSLYLLTIAANTLIVGIVTLDRMLKKIPMYIFLSHFSFLEIWYITSTVPKMLVDFMTENDTISYHGCITQVYFFYALGITELFFLSVMAYDRFLAICHPLRYNTLMTRDLCQKMAAWSWICGFLSSLILIVPSSRLLFCGPRIIDHFFCDFIPLLHISCNQTSATDIIYYSFAWIIILYSFLVITISYIQIMKAVYCLPSQLGRSKAFSTCVSHLTVVLTFYSTIIFMYIRPSTSMLDVDKVVSIFYAVVIPLLNPIVYTLRNRDVQAAMKKNLSCLAIILCK, from the coding sequence ATGAAATCCAGAAATCAAAGCGAAGCCGAAATGTTTATACTCTTAGGTTTCCCCAGCAGTAGGCAATTACAAACAGTTTTCTTTGTAGTATTCTTATCCTTATATCTTTTGACCATTGCTGCTAATACACTAATTGTTGGAATTGTGACCTTGGATCGAATGCTTAAGAAAATccccatgtatatatttttatctcACTTTTCTTTCCTTGAGATCTGGTACATCACATCTACGGTGCCTAAAATGCTTGTGGACTTTATGACTGAAAATGACACAATATCATATCATGGCTGCATTACCCAGGTCTACTTTTTCTATGCGTTAGGGATTACTGAACTTTTTTTCCTTTCTGTCATGGCATATGACAGGTTCTTGGCTATATGCCATCCATTGCGTTATAACACGCTTATGACTAGAGATCTTTGTCAGAAAATGGCCGCCTGGTCGTGGATTTGTGGATTTCTTAGCAGTCTCATATTGATTGTGCCAAGCTCAAGACTATTATTTTGTGGCCCAAGGATCATTGaccattttttttgtgactttatacCATTGTTACATATTTCCTGCAATCAAACATCAGCTACAGATATCATCTACTATTCCTTTGCTTGGATCATTATACTATATTCCTTTCTTGTAATTACAATTTCCtatatacagataatgaaagctGTTTATTGCTTACCTTCCCAATTAGGTAGAAGCAAAGCTTTTTCAACTTGTGTGTCTCACCTAACTGTTGTCTTGACCTTCTACAGCACCATTATATTTATGTACATACGCCCCTCCACATCCATGTTGGATGTAGATAAAGTGGTTTCTATATTTTATGCAGTTGTAATTCCATTACTTAATCCTATTGTTTATACTCTGCGAAATCGGGATGTTCAAGCCgcaatgaaaaaaaatctttcatgCCTTGCTATTATTTTATGCAAATAA